One region of Chlorobiota bacterium genomic DNA includes:
- the ric gene encoding iron-sulfur cluster repair di-iron protein has translation MMNPAQTTVRDVVAADFRAAAIFQQHGLDFCCGGGRTIADACQAKGVSIEELSKKLEELAATPAAGIPQFNLWSPALLVDYIVGNHHRYVRETAPTILAHAKKVARVHGDHRPETVRIAELFEGVVRELDQHMQKEEGILFPAIKRIAGGAGSAPAAMPFGSIRNPIRMMEMEHQDAGNDMAEIRQLSHDFTPPEDACMTYRVLYQELHAFEQDLHQHVHLENNILFPKAVELEQGTAATTATA, from the coding sequence ATGATGAATCCAGCACAAACCACCGTCCGCGACGTTGTTGCCGCCGATTTCCGCGCAGCAGCAATCTTCCAACAACATGGCCTTGACTTCTGTTGCGGCGGCGGGCGAACCATTGCCGACGCGTGCCAAGCCAAAGGCGTTTCCATAGAGGAACTGTCGAAAAAATTGGAAGAGCTTGCCGCAACCCCTGCGGCTGGCATACCGCAGTTCAATCTCTGGTCGCCGGCGTTGTTGGTTGATTACATCGTTGGCAACCACCACCGCTACGTTCGCGAAACCGCGCCAACAATCTTGGCCCACGCCAAAAAGGTTGCCCGTGTGCACGGCGATCACCGCCCCGAAACAGTGCGGATTGCCGAACTGTTCGAAGGGGTTGTCCGCGAGCTTGACCAGCATATGCAGAAGGAGGAGGGAATCCTGTTCCCGGCAATTAAGCGGATTGCGGGGGGGGCGGGAAGCGCGCCCGCCGCAATGCCATTCGGCTCCATCCGCAACCCCATTCGGATGATGGAGATGGAGCACCAGGACGCAGGGAACGATATGGCCGAAATCCGCCAACTTAGCCACGACTTCACCCCACCAGAAGATGCCTGCATGACCTACCGCGTGTTGTACCAGGAGCTTCATGCTTTCGAGCAAGATTTGCACCAGCACGTTCATCTGGAGAACAACATCCTGTTCCCGAAAGCCGTGGAGCTGGAGCAAGGAACGGCAGCCACAACCGCAACCGCATAA
- a CDS encoding DUF4249 family protein: protein MNTSIINRIAIAAAVVALLFSATGCEDLPPDAYIPQYALEGYLLVDKPITNIYLTRSQAVTDTFKFNKGGVPNADVKIITGSNVYQLQYRNDNRSGGYFYPDTTVRVQPNTTYKIEVRTADGALLTAQTITPERISWISPPKSSLQYPVDTLNLPSPDSLKLRWTTAPNVVEYLISIRCEDTLEYGKYLEPSTGERNRRIERSYEKDVPLYNDVSRWGFVLHNETPTVWAGFKWFGRHTVTIYAANDPMGRWYKLTHFGANPTFDPLYSNVSGGVGVFGAASIVESQVFVTKNQP from the coding sequence ATGAATACATCTATCATCAACCGCATTGCCATTGCTGCTGCCGTGGTTGCGCTGCTGTTCAGCGCCACTGGGTGCGAGGATTTACCGCCGGACGCTTACATCCCCCAATATGCGCTTGAGGGGTATCTGCTGGTGGATAAGCCGATCACGAACATCTACCTTACCCGCTCGCAAGCCGTCACCGACACGTTCAAGTTCAACAAAGGTGGGGTGCCCAACGCCGATGTGAAGATCATCACCGGCAGCAACGTCTATCAGTTGCAGTACCGGAACGACAATCGTTCGGGGGGATATTTCTACCCCGACACCACGGTGCGGGTGCAACCCAACACCACCTACAAGATTGAGGTCCGCACCGCCGATGGGGCCCTGCTCACTGCCCAGACCATAACGCCGGAGCGGATATCATGGATCAGCCCGCCAAAATCATCTTTGCAATATCCCGTTGACACGCTGAACCTGCCATCGCCCGACTCGCTGAAGTTGCGTTGGACCACTGCGCCAAACGTTGTGGAATATCTTATCAGCATCCGCTGCGAGGATACGTTGGAGTATGGGAAATATCTGGAGCCTTCCACCGGTGAGCGGAATCGCCGGATTGAGCGGAGCTATGAGAAAGATGTGCCCCTGTACAACGACGTTAGCCGTTGGGGCTTTGTGCTGCACAACGAGACCCCGACCGTTTGGGCCGGATTCAAGTGGTTTGGGCGGCACACCGTCACCATCTATGCTGCCAACGACCCGATGGGCCGCTGGTACAAGCTGACCCACTTCGGCGCAAACCCGACGTTCGACCCGTTGTACTCCAACGTCAGCGGCGGTGTGGGGGTGTTCGGCGCAGCCTCCATTGTCGAGTCGCAGGTTTTTGTGACGAAGAATCAGCCGTAA
- a CDS encoding TonB-dependent receptor, with translation MTTVHHHTTNGRRRAAWTRAAAALMMLAAALVAGALPTHAQQQTSAGATLNGYVTDIETQETVIGATVAIKGTKLGAYTNKSGYFSIPNIPAGRHTISISSVGYERKEEEMEIGVNESKKITFTLTPKAVAKQQITVTADKEVEKRQIDVSRVSIPVEQLRQIRVGGESDIFRSLQYMPGILTSSQISSGLYIRGGSPDQNLVLIDGSTVYNPSHLLGFFSAFNPDAIKDVDLIKGGFPAEFGGRMSAVLNLTQKDGNRNEFEGVGSIGAVSSRLSLQGPVGKGSYFVGGRRTYLDLLLGLLPEDKANPLPTFNFYDLNAKITQDITDNDRVSLSGFISEDELGIEGAGFDFNIGIGNRTGALRWTHIFGDNLFTVVNLSGSRYHNGFSGDQSGFKIKMENIINDYTAKAAVEWFASNELTLKAGYEGTKYQFHYLQNFTGKDSTAQSGQVSGAATNLTVDDWVHAGYAQVNYQLTDLLSLQAGLRANYANLSDTVTFDPRAALRYQWQEDIAFKAAWGIYHQYLHLASLPDFSFFDTWLPTDSTIEAGRSEQYIFSVETTPFEGYGLNVEGYYKKLYNINELDQYETNAKTVADNLFSGNGTAYGAEIFLQKKTGNLTGWIGYALGYINARFDSVNQGREFRPKYDRRHDLKIVAQYKLSDSWEIGASFSLQSGQSYTGATSRFNSNLPGEDPGVPVVIPADRYALRLPASHQLNINANYSTTLFGLPARLLIDIYNVYSRRDIWFRYYDTTKEVTEVTDVRLLPILPTVALEVKF, from the coding sequence ATGACCACCGTACACCACCACACAACGAACGGACGACGCAGAGCAGCATGGACCCGAGCGGCGGCAGCACTGATGATGCTGGCCGCTGCTCTGGTTGCTGGCGCGCTGCCAACCCATGCCCAGCAACAGACCTCTGCCGGGGCAACCCTGAACGGCTACGTCACCGACATCGAAACGCAGGAGACGGTGATTGGCGCGACGGTTGCAATCAAAGGGACCAAGTTAGGGGCATACACCAACAAAAGCGGCTACTTCTCCATCCCCAACATCCCCGCTGGCCGCCACACCATTTCCATCAGTTCGGTGGGATACGAACGGAAGGAAGAGGAGATGGAGATTGGCGTGAATGAATCGAAGAAAATCACCTTTACCCTTACCCCCAAAGCCGTCGCCAAACAGCAGATCACCGTCACCGCCGACAAGGAAGTGGAGAAGCGGCAGATTGATGTCAGCCGGGTGAGCATCCCGGTGGAGCAACTGCGGCAAATTCGGGTTGGTGGGGAGTCGGATATCTTCCGCTCGTTGCAGTATATGCCGGGCATTCTCACCTCCTCGCAAATCTCCAGCGGCTTGTACATCCGTGGCGGTTCGCCGGACCAGAACCTGGTGTTGATTGATGGCAGCACCGTCTATAACCCTTCGCATCTGCTCGGATTCTTCTCCGCCTTCAACCCCGATGCCATCAAGGATGTTGACCTGATTAAGGGGGGATTTCCGGCGGAGTTCGGCGGGCGGATGTCGGCAGTGCTGAACTTGACGCAGAAGGATGGGAACCGGAATGAGTTCGAAGGGGTGGGGTCCATCGGGGCGGTGTCGTCGCGGTTGTCGCTGCAGGGGCCGGTGGGCAAGGGGTCCTACTTTGTGGGGGGCCGCCGCACCTATCTGGACTTGCTGCTTGGCTTGCTTCCCGAGGACAAAGCCAACCCACTTCCCACCTTCAATTTTTACGACCTGAACGCCAAGATCACCCAGGACATCACCGACAACGACCGTGTGTCGCTTAGCGGATTTATCAGCGAGGATGAGTTGGGGATTGAAGGTGCTGGATTCGATTTCAACATCGGGATTGGCAATCGCACCGGCGCGCTTCGTTGGACCCACATCTTTGGCGACAACCTGTTCACCGTTGTGAACCTTAGCGGCAGCCGATACCACAATGGTTTTAGCGGAGATCAGTCGGGCTTCAAGATAAAGATGGAGAATATCATCAACGACTACACCGCAAAGGCAGCGGTGGAGTGGTTTGCCAGCAACGAGCTAACCCTGAAAGCTGGCTACGAGGGAACGAAGTACCAATTCCATTACCTTCAGAATTTCACAGGGAAGGACTCCACCGCGCAGTCGGGGCAGGTCAGCGGCGCAGCAACCAACCTTACGGTGGATGATTGGGTCCATGCTGGATATGCTCAGGTCAATTACCAGCTTACGGATCTGCTATCGCTGCAAGCCGGATTGCGTGCCAACTATGCGAACCTTTCCGACACCGTCACGTTCGACCCACGCGCCGCGCTTCGCTACCAATGGCAGGAGGATATCGCCTTCAAGGCCGCGTGGGGGATTTATCACCAATATCTCCACCTTGCTTCGCTTCCCGATTTCAGCTTCTTCGACACATGGCTTCCAACCGATTCCACGATCGAAGCGGGGCGGTCCGAGCAATACATTTTCAGCGTAGAAACCACCCCTTTTGAAGGCTACGGGCTGAACGTGGAGGGATACTACAAGAAGCTCTACAACATCAACGAGCTGGACCAGTACGAGACCAACGCCAAGACCGTTGCCGACAACCTGTTCAGCGGAAACGGGACGGCCTACGGTGCCGAGATTTTCTTGCAGAAAAAGACCGGGAACCTCACCGGATGGATTGGCTACGCGCTGGGGTATATCAACGCCAGATTTGACAGCGTCAACCAGGGGAGGGAGTTCCGCCCGAAATACGACCGCCGCCACGACCTGAAAATTGTGGCACAGTACAAGCTGAGCGATAGCTGGGAGATTGGCGCATCCTTCAGTTTGCAAAGTGGGCAATCGTACACCGGGGCAACCTCGCGGTTCAACAGCAATCTTCCTGGGGAGGACCCTGGGGTTCCGGTTGTGATTCCTGCGGACCGCTACGCGTTGCGGCTTCCGGCCTCGCACCAGTTGAACATCAACGCCAACTACAGCACCACGCTGTTCGGGCTTCCGGCGCGGCTGCTGATTGACATCTACAACGTCTATTCCCGCCGCGACATCTGGTTCCGCTACTACGACACCACCAAGGAAGTCACAGAAGTAACCGATGTCCGCTTGCTGCCGATTCTTCCGACGGTGGCTTTGGAGGTGAAATTCTAA
- a CDS encoding RNA polymerase sigma factor, producing the protein MSQLAIAIPSPANARTERTAPAVGRDALLLSRHLEGDDAAFVELFNRHNNRLFAYCLKMVGRSETAEDLTQELWEKVIHLRQQPKKIDNPIGFFLTMARNLSLNHLKASARTSRFEDLPESAHPAVDDLRERSEMEEIVVAALAALPMDYREVLILNMYSGYGLDEIAVMLGKSSQAIWKRASRAREKLRAEVMKRMEKAR; encoded by the coding sequence ATGAGCCAACTGGCAATCGCGATTCCCAGCCCAGCGAATGCGCGAACCGAACGTACTGCCCCAGCAGTGGGGCGGGATGCACTGCTCCTTTCGCGCCATTTGGAGGGGGACGACGCAGCGTTTGTTGAGCTGTTCAACCGCCACAACAACCGCCTGTTTGCCTACTGTTTGAAGATGGTGGGAAGAAGCGAAACCGCCGAGGATCTTACCCAAGAACTGTGGGAAAAAGTGATACACCTGCGGCAGCAACCGAAAAAGATTGACAACCCCATCGGCTTCTTCCTCACAATGGCGCGGAACCTTTCGCTGAACCACCTGAAAGCCAGCGCGCGGACCTCACGGTTCGAGGACCTTCCCGAATCGGCCCACCCGGCGGTGGACGATTTACGGGAACGGAGCGAGATGGAGGAGATTGTGGTGGCCGCGCTTGCCGCGCTGCCGATGGATTACCGCGAAGTATTGATCCTGAATATGTACAGCGGTTATGGTTTGGATGAGATTGCGGTCATGCTGGGGAAGTCCTCGCAAGCAATCTGGAAACGGGCCTCGCGGGCAAGGGAGAAGCTGCGGGCCGAGGTGATGAAAAGAATGGAAAAAGCGAGATAG
- a CDS encoding FKBP-type peptidyl-prolyl cis-trans isomerase: MQTSSDSISYAIGLNLGKSLKENSIAVTPAMVSAGVADGIAGTAKLTDNQIQQLLIALQQELAARQGAQGGGQTLSQGSAPQQGQNQVPPEQLAAQNKAQGEAFLAKNKTEQGVITTASGLQYQVLTEGTGASPKATDNVKVHYTGMLLDGTVFDSSVQRGEPISFPLNGVIAGWTEGLQLMKVGGKNRLFIPSDLAYGPNGYPGSPIGPNATLVFDVELLGINQ, from the coding sequence ATGCAGACCTCATCCGACAGCATCAGCTACGCGATTGGGTTGAACTTGGGGAAAAGCCTGAAGGAGAACAGCATTGCCGTTACCCCGGCGATGGTCTCCGCCGGCGTGGCCGATGGCATAGCGGGAACCGCAAAACTGACCGACAACCAAATCCAACAATTGCTGATTGCCTTGCAGCAAGAACTTGCCGCACGCCAGGGCGCGCAGGGTGGGGGCCAAACGCTATCGCAAGGATCAGCACCTCAACAAGGACAAAACCAAGTGCCACCAGAACAACTTGCCGCGCAAAACAAAGCGCAAGGGGAAGCATTCCTTGCCAAGAACAAAACGGAGCAAGGGGTGATAACCACCGCCAGCGGCCTGCAATACCAAGTGCTGACCGAAGGGACCGGGGCATCGCCAAAAGCCACCGACAACGTGAAGGTCCACTACACCGGAATGTTGCTGGACGGAACCGTGTTCGACAGCTCGGTCCAACGTGGCGAACCGATCAGCTTCCCGCTGAACGGTGTGATTGCCGGCTGGACCGAAGGCCTGCAGCTGATGAAGGTTGGCGGCAAAAACCGCCTGTTTATCCCAAGCGACCTGGCCTACGGCCCGAACGGCTACCCAGGCTCGCCAATCGGCCCGAACGCCACGCTGGTGTTCGACGTTGAACTGCTGGGGATTAACCAGTAA
- a CDS encoding FKBP-type peptidyl-prolyl cis-trans isomerase, translating into MKKAFAMLALGLGLAACEQGGGSASSGKPQFNGQMDSVSYAVGLQMGQSVRQDSININPDLVAKGIAAGMKGDSSVMNQAAFVAVMTSFQQTMMQKQMAKQQQQQQEMSGQGEANKAEGEKFLAENKGKQGIVTTASGLQYQVIEPGSGASPKPTDKVKVNYRGTLINGTEFDKGDGIEFAVGGVIPGWTEAVQLMKPGAKFKLFVPSNLAYGENGAPPKIGPNATLIFDVELLEVKAGDGAAAKPDMK; encoded by the coding sequence ATGAAGAAAGCATTTGCGATGCTTGCGCTGGGCCTGGGATTGGCAGCGTGCGAGCAAGGTGGCGGCAGCGCCAGCAGCGGGAAACCGCAATTCAACGGCCAGATGGACAGCGTCAGCTACGCCGTCGGGTTGCAGATGGGGCAATCGGTCCGCCAGGACTCGATCAACATCAACCCTGACCTTGTGGCCAAAGGGATTGCTGCCGGAATGAAAGGGGACTCCAGCGTGATGAACCAAGCCGCGTTCGTGGCCGTGATGACCAGCTTCCAGCAGACCATGATGCAGAAGCAGATGGCCAAGCAACAACAGCAACAACAAGAAATGAGCGGGCAAGGGGAAGCAAACAAAGCCGAAGGGGAGAAATTCCTTGCCGAGAACAAAGGGAAGCAGGGGATCGTCACCACCGCCAGCGGGCTGCAGTACCAAGTGATTGAGCCGGGAAGCGGAGCCTCGCCAAAACCAACCGACAAAGTGAAAGTGAACTACCGCGGAACGCTGATTAACGGCACGGAGTTCGACAAAGGTGATGGGATTGAATTTGCCGTTGGTGGCGTTATCCCGGGTTGGACCGAGGCAGTGCAGCTGATGAAGCCAGGGGCGAAATTCAAACTGTTTGTCCCAAGCAATTTGGCATATGGCGAGAATGGTGCGCCGCCAAAAATTGGCCCGAATGCCACGCTGATTTTTGATGTTGAACTGCTTGAGGTGAAGGCTGGCGACGGCGCAGCAGCAAAGCCCGACATGAAGTAA
- a CDS encoding ATP-binding cassette domain-containing protein, producing MQRHRDLHPSPFPSPSTSPLAIRTELLRKEFRRLRRQPGVAGFLRGLAGRGPEEVTVAVKGLSLQAERGERIAFIGPNGSGKSTTIKMLTGILHPTSGHAEVLGFNPWRQRKQLAFQLGSVFGQKSQLWFHLPPIETYYLLSKIYELEGHFYRQRLDQLVESFGIGEYLTTPVRKLSLGQRMRCEVVASLLHNPLLLLLDEPSIGLDVVAKGLLREHIRAVNASEGTTIFITSHDAGDVETLAERVVVISEGEAIFDGPVSDLRERFLRGKRLEATLAEPLSPQLTAQLTGDASLTGHPWQVAAAQPFRIVLNLSGNRPGITRDAITFLTERCAVEDITITEPPMEEVIRAIYEAQASA from the coding sequence ATGCAACGCCACCGGGACCTCCATCCATCTCCATTTCCATCTCCATCCACTTCCCCGCTTGCCATCCGCACCGAGTTGCTTCGGAAGGAATTCCGCCGCCTCCGTCGCCAGCCTGGGGTTGCGGGGTTCTTGCGGGGGCTGGCTGGGCGTGGCCCGGAAGAAGTGACCGTGGCGGTGAAAGGGCTATCCCTGCAAGCCGAACGTGGCGAGCGGATTGCGTTTATCGGACCGAACGGATCGGGGAAATCCACCACCATAAAAATGCTGACGGGGATACTTCACCCCACCAGCGGCCATGCCGAGGTCCTGGGGTTCAACCCGTGGCGGCAGCGGAAGCAGCTGGCGTTTCAGCTTGGGTCCGTCTTCGGCCAGAAATCTCAGCTTTGGTTCCACCTCCCTCCAATCGAGACTTACTACCTCCTCTCAAAAATCTACGAGCTTGAGGGCCATTTCTACCGCCAGCGGCTGGACCAGTTGGTGGAGTCGTTCGGGATTGGCGAATACCTTACCACTCCGGTCCGGAAACTTTCGCTGGGCCAGCGGATGCGGTGCGAAGTGGTTGCCAGCCTGCTCCACAACCCCTTGCTTCTGTTGTTGGACGAGCCATCCATCGGGTTGGACGTGGTGGCGAAAGGGCTGCTGCGGGAGCATATCCGAGCGGTAAACGCCAGCGAAGGGACCACGATTTTCATCACCTCGCACGATGCTGGCGACGTTGAAACGCTGGCCGAGCGAGTGGTGGTTATCAGCGAGGGTGAGGCAATTTTCGACGGTCCGGTGAGCGACCTGCGCGAGCGATTCCTGCGGGGGAAGCGGCTTGAGGCCACCCTTGCCGAGCCACTATCCCCGCAGCTTACGGCCCAGCTTACCGGCGATGCCAGCCTTACCGGCCACCCGTGGCAAGTGGCCGCCGCCCAGCCGTTCCGAATCGTGTTGAACCTTTCCGGCAACCGCCCTGGCATCACCCGCGATGCCATCACCTTCCTTACCGAGCGTTGCGCCGTGGAGGATATCACCATCACCGAGCCGCCGATGGAGGAAGTGATCAGGGCGATTTACGAAGCCCAAGCCAGCGCGTAG
- a CDS encoding alpha/beta fold hydrolase translates to MRFLFPILATFVFCSAIGCAQPHPDSNPVAIAQQFVGHLSAGRYADAVAMMDATMQSAMPEAKLKELWGQLQQQLGQFTALTGETRTEKLQGYDICYVACKFTNQHIDTKVVMDPQGKVAGLFFLPAKSQSGALPDYVIQGSFTEQEVKVGSGQWELPGTLTIPNGKGPFPAVVLVHGSGPNDRDETIGPNKPFRDLAWGLASQGIAVLRYDKRTLTHQMKMATIANLTVKEEVVDDAVAAVAMLRTNGAIDPKRIYVLGHSLGGMLAPKIAAADPKIAGLVILAGATRPLNHVIVEQMTYLAGLDDTIDAKEQAQLAMLTKQAATIDQLQPGSTQSPAELMGVPASYWLDLKGYNAPVLASTLLRKILVLHGGRDYQVTKDDLVNWQDALAARGHTTFKTFPNLNHLFMAGTGISNPTEYEVAGHVAPEVIAEIAGWIGK, encoded by the coding sequence ATGCGTTTCCTTTTTCCGATTCTGGCCACCTTCGTTTTTTGCTCCGCGATTGGTTGCGCCCAGCCGCACCCGGATTCCAACCCCGTTGCGATCGCCCAGCAGTTTGTTGGCCACCTTTCCGCCGGACGCTACGCCGATGCCGTTGCGATGATGGATGCCACCATGCAATCGGCAATGCCCGAGGCAAAGCTGAAAGAACTTTGGGGACAATTGCAGCAGCAGCTTGGCCAGTTCACCGCCCTGACCGGGGAGACACGGACCGAAAAATTGCAGGGCTACGACATCTGCTACGTGGCCTGCAAGTTCACCAACCAGCACATTGACACGAAGGTGGTGATGGACCCGCAAGGGAAGGTTGCGGGGCTGTTCTTCCTTCCGGCAAAATCGCAATCGGGCGCGCTGCCGGACTATGTGATTCAGGGGAGTTTCACCGAGCAGGAGGTGAAGGTTGGAAGCGGCCAGTGGGAGCTGCCCGGAACTTTGACGATTCCCAACGGCAAGGGACCATTCCCCGCCGTGGTGCTGGTCCACGGGTCCGGCCCGAACGACCGCGACGAGACGATTGGCCCAAACAAGCCGTTCCGCGACCTTGCCTGGGGGCTGGCCTCGCAAGGGATTGCCGTGCTACGCTACGACAAACGGACGCTGACCCACCAGATGAAAATGGCGACGATTGCCAACCTGACCGTGAAAGAAGAAGTGGTGGACGATGCCGTTGCTGCCGTGGCGATGCTCCGCACAAACGGAGCGATTGACCCAAAGCGGATCTACGTTTTGGGGCACAGCCTGGGCGGAATGCTTGCCCCAAAAATTGCCGCCGCCGATCCGAAAATTGCCGGGCTTGTGATCCTTGCCGGAGCCACCCGCCCGCTGAACCATGTGATCGTTGAGCAGATGACCTACCTTGCCGGGCTGGACGACACGATTGACGCAAAAGAACAAGCCCAGCTGGCCATGCTCACCAAGCAAGCCGCAACCATTGACCAACTGCAACCCGGAAGCACCCAAAGCCCCGCAGAACTGATGGGGGTTCCGGCCTCATACTGGCTTGACTTGAAAGGGTACAACGCCCCGGTGCTGGCTTCCACGCTGCTGCGAAAAATCTTGGTCCTGCATGGGGGGCGCGATTACCAGGTGACAAAAGACGACCTGGTGAACTGGCAAGATGCGCTTGCCGCACGGGGCCACACCACCTTCAAAACATTCCCCAATCTGAACCACCTGTTTATGGCCGGAACGGGGATCAGCAACCCGACCGAGTACGAAGTTGCCGGGCACGTTGCGCCGGAGGTGATTGCGGAAATTGCGGGATGGATAGGGAAGTAA
- a CDS encoding aminotransferase class I/II-fold pyridoxal phosphate-dependent enzyme, whose protein sequence is MNIQTIAVHAGHAPGPAAAGAMQPVAPAIILSSTFQRNPDGTYPEGYIYSQIDNPNRSALESTIAALEGGSHGVAFASGSAAMMAVLQSLRPGDHVLAPLAMYYGSRTMLTGIFQQWGLHTTYVPMEDLAQVQAAITPATRLVITETPSNPTLRITDLREVCRLAHAVGALVLCDNTWATPILQRPIQLGVDLVLHSTTKYIGGHSDLTGGCIVAREGCQLTESIRQCQVVGGAVPSPFDCWLALRSIPTLPLRVRAQSAGAAAVADFLQQHPRVTAVHYPGLPLHPGHGVAASQMELFGGMLAFQVDGHRAEAMAVAARTQLFTRATSLGGVESLIEHRASVEPPESGTPESLLRVSIGLEHPDDLIADLEQALAG, encoded by the coding sequence ATGAACATCCAAACCATTGCCGTCCATGCCGGCCACGCGCCCGGCCCGGCGGCGGCAGGGGCAATGCAGCCGGTGGCTCCGGCCATTATCCTTTCCAGCACCTTCCAGCGGAACCCCGACGGGACCTACCCGGAAGGCTACATCTATTCCCAAATAGATAACCCGAACCGCTCGGCACTGGAATCCACGATTGCTGCGTTGGAAGGGGGAAGCCACGGCGTTGCGTTTGCCTCAGGCTCGGCAGCGATGATGGCGGTGCTGCAATCGCTGCGGCCCGGGGATCACGTGCTGGCCCCGCTGGCGATGTACTACGGCAGCCGGACGATGCTCACCGGCATCTTCCAGCAATGGGGGCTGCACACAACGTATGTGCCGATGGAGGACCTTGCGCAGGTCCAGGCGGCAATCACCCCCGCCACGCGATTGGTGATAACCGAAACTCCATCCAACCCCACGCTCCGAATCACCGACCTTCGCGAAGTTTGCCGCCTTGCCCACGCCGTTGGCGCGTTGGTGTTGTGCGACAACACATGGGCAACCCCAATCCTGCAACGCCCAATCCAGCTTGGTGTGGACCTTGTGCTTCACTCCACCACCAAATACATTGGCGGCCACAGCGACCTGACCGGCGGCTGCATCGTTGCCCGCGAAGGGTGCCAACTCACGGAGTCAATCCGGCAGTGCCAGGTTGTGGGGGGCGCGGTCCCTTCCCCGTTCGATTGCTGGCTTGCGTTGCGGAGCATCCCAACGTTGCCGCTGCGTGTGCGGGCGCAATCGGCTGGGGCGGCTGCGGTGGCCGATTTCTTGCAGCAGCATCCGCGCGTCACTGCGGTCCATTATCCCGGGCTTCCGCTTCACCCCGGGCATGGCGTTGCGGCAAGCCAGATGGAATTATTCGGCGGGATGCTTGCCTTCCAGGTGGATGGCCACCGCGCCGAAGCAATGGCCGTTGCGGCCCGAACCCAGCTGTTCACCCGCGCCACAAGCCTGGGCGGGGTTGAAAGTTTGATTGAACACCGCGCATCGGTGGAGCCGCCCGAAAGCGGAACCCCGGAATCCCTGCTTCGCGTTTCCATCGGCCTTGAACATCCCGATGATTTGATTGCCGATTTGGAACAAGCGCTTGCTGGATAG
- a CDS encoding YraN family protein, whose amino-acid sequence MNTPTNRRADGATQEELALEYLLGIGYRLVKKNFRFGKVGEIDLVMRDGPIYVFVEVKARRSHGFGTPEDAVTMGKRRQIRKVAEGFIHVNKMSDYEARFDVVAIDYVTGRDGQPEIRHHKDAF is encoded by the coding sequence ATGAACACGCCCACCAACCGCCGTGCCGATGGCGCAACGCAGGAAGAGCTTGCGTTGGAATACCTGCTGGGCATAGGCTACCGGTTGGTGAAAAAAAACTTCCGGTTTGGGAAGGTTGGTGAGATTGATTTGGTGATGCGCGACGGCCCGATCTACGTGTTTGTTGAGGTGAAGGCGCGGCGCAGCCACGGGTTTGGAACGCCCGAAGACGCGGTGACCATGGGGAAGCGGCGGCAAATCCGCAAAGTGGCCGAAGGCTTCATCCACGTCAACAAGATGAGCGACTACGAAGCCCGGTTCGACGTGGTGGCGATTGATTACGTCACCGGGCGGGATGGCCAGCCGGAGATTCGCCACCACAAAGATGCCTTCTAA
- a CDS encoding adenylate kinase, producing MNIIFFGAPGVGKGTQAALLAERLGVPHISTGAIFRAAIQSGQELGQKVKYYTDNGLLVPDELTTEIAVTALNEPECANGFILDGFPRNLGQAEALSAALSAAGRAIHRVVYLTAPQQEIVQRMLSRGRADDNEEVIQRRLEVYDQETAPVLGFYRTHAADVVTEVNGLGDVAEVQERIVAALGQ from the coding sequence ATGAACATCATCTTTTTTGGCGCGCCCGGCGTGGGCAAAGGGACGCAAGCCGCACTGCTGGCCGAACGCCTTGGGGTTCCGCACATCTCAACCGGGGCGATTTTCCGCGCTGCAATCCAATCGGGCCAGGAGCTTGGGCAGAAGGTGAAATACTACACCGACAACGGCCTTCTGGTCCCCGACGAGCTTACCACCGAAATCGCCGTGACGGCACTGAACGAACCGGAGTGCGCCAACGGCTTCATCCTTGATGGATTCCCGCGCAACCTGGGCCAGGCCGAAGCACTATCTGCCGCGCTTTCCGCAGCCGGGCGGGCAATCCACCGCGTGGTGTATCTGACCGCACCGCAGCAGGAAATCGTCCAACGAATGCTAAGCCGTGGCCGCGCCGACGACAACGAGGAAGTGATCCAACGCCGATTGGAGGTGTACGACCAGGAGACCGCGCCGGTGCTGGGATTCTACCGCACACACGCCGCCGATGTGGTGACGGAAGTGAACGGATTGGGGGACGTTGCCGAAGTGCAGGAACGGATTGTTGCCGCGTTGGGCCAGTAA